A window of the Rhodohalobacter mucosus genome harbors these coding sequences:
- a CDS encoding cryptochrome/photolyase family protein: MSRNYLKHIDGNIPRADLNLNDHSRAVFVLHDQLNLKVWPEWVREEKPLLVFMESNEKGNEIPHHKLKAAYIISSMRHFALECHDEGFPVLYHSTQGHFDDGLNELLEDFEGELTFMTPSEWDTRQRLRNVRESYSERVQEIPNGFFIADADQWKDKIEPGYRMEYFYRDMRRKTGYLMNGSEPEGGEWNYDDQNREKLPDKVQVPDIETIEADDVTKEVIEMVEHYFPDHFGNLDRFPYAVQRDQALALLEQFINERLDEFGPYEDALKAGNHTLFHSRLSLYLNNGLLLPREVCEAAIEAYDAGNARLNSVEGFVRQIIGWREYIRIYYEAMMPGVRDANHFDFEEKLPAMYWSGETEMKCMEQCLKPVIDEAWSHHIPRLMVLSNFSNLTETDPRELNRWFHLAYADAYEWVELPNVLGMSTFADGGVLASKPYVSSGNYINKMSDYCKKCRYSVTKKTGENACPFNYLYWNFVDKQRDTFNDSGRVNFMVNMFDNKKSDDEKKAIRESSEKFLEELKR; encoded by the coding sequence ATGAGCAGAAACTATCTGAAGCACATCGACGGCAATATACCCAGGGCAGACCTGAACCTGAATGATCATTCTCGTGCTGTATTTGTTCTGCACGATCAGCTGAATCTGAAAGTATGGCCTGAATGGGTGAGAGAGGAAAAGCCGCTTCTGGTGTTCATGGAGAGCAACGAGAAGGGCAATGAAATACCTCATCATAAATTGAAGGCAGCGTACATTATCAGCAGTATGCGGCACTTCGCGCTTGAGTGTCATGATGAGGGGTTTCCGGTGCTATATCACTCTACGCAGGGGCATTTTGACGATGGACTTAATGAACTGCTGGAAGATTTTGAAGGAGAGCTGACCTTTATGACACCCTCTGAATGGGATACCCGGCAACGCCTGCGGAATGTTCGCGAATCTTACAGCGAAAGAGTTCAAGAAATCCCAAACGGGTTTTTTATTGCTGATGCGGATCAGTGGAAGGATAAGATTGAACCCGGGTACCGGATGGAGTACTTCTATCGCGACATGCGAAGAAAAACCGGTTATCTCATGAATGGTTCGGAGCCCGAGGGAGGGGAGTGGAATTATGATGATCAAAACCGGGAAAAGCTGCCTGATAAAGTTCAGGTTCCGGATATTGAAACCATTGAAGCGGATGATGTTACGAAAGAAGTAATAGAAATGGTTGAGCACTACTTTCCCGATCATTTCGGTAATCTCGACAGGTTTCCATATGCCGTACAAAGAGATCAGGCTCTGGCCCTGCTGGAACAATTTATAAATGAGAGGCTTGATGAGTTTGGCCCTTATGAAGACGCTCTGAAAGCGGGAAACCACACCCTGTTTCACTCACGTCTTTCACTCTATCTGAACAACGGCCTGCTGCTTCCCCGGGAAGTTTGTGAGGCGGCCATCGAGGCATATGATGCCGGAAATGCACGGCTCAATTCGGTGGAGGGATTCGTCCGGCAGATTATAGGCTGGAGAGAGTATATCAGGATATACTATGAAGCGATGATGCCCGGGGTGCGCGATGCAAATCACTTTGACTTTGAGGAAAAACTGCCCGCTATGTATTGGTCAGGGGAGACAGAGATGAAATGCATGGAGCAGTGCCTGAAGCCGGTGATTGACGAAGCCTGGTCGCACCACATTCCTCGCCTCATGGTGCTGAGCAACTTCAGCAACCTTACCGAAACGGATCCCCGTGAACTCAACCGGTGGTTTCATCTGGCCTACGCAGACGCCTATGAGTGGGTGGAACTGCCAAACGTACTCGGCATGAGCACCTTTGCAGACGGTGGTGTTCTGGCATCCAAACCGTATGTTTCAAGCGGTAATTACATCAATAAGATGAGCGATTACTGCAAAAAATGCCGGTACAGTGTCACAAAAAAGACGGGGGAAAACGCATGTCCCTTTAATTACCTCTACTGGAATTTTGTGGACAAACAGCGCGACACATTCAACGACAGCGGCCGCGTAAACTTTATGGTGAACATGTTCGACAACAAAAAGTCGGATGATGAAAAAAAAGCGATCCGGGAATCGAGCGAGAAGTTCCTGGAGGAGTTGAAGAGGTAG
- a CDS encoding 2'-deoxycytidine 5'-triphosphate deaminase translates to MSEKISDVTLRTKGILPVQKLKLLVEAGIVSGVEGHPIEENQFQPNSIDLRLGETAYRVRSSFLPENETVQQKIDKLYQYSFSITDGAVLEPNCVYIIPLLETLNLPDSHYSSQKKLFNGSGTGDLRLISAENLTAKANPKSTTGRLDIFTRVITDYSHRFEEIEPGFEGNLYLEVVPKSFPIRVRTGQRLNQLRVRHGHTVLSDQEILRVHSSDPLLFDENGEPMDVHSVKVNNGLFLSVNLHGDENDILGYKAKKHRDMIDLDNINHYEISDFWEPILAGSDEHLILEPEAFYIFASRERCRIPKHLAAEMVAYDTGSGELRTHYAGFFDSGFGGTAEDGGARAVLEVRSHDVPFLIEHGQTFCSMVFEPNSEIPEFMYGNDIKSNYQGQGLKLGKHFRQK, encoded by the coding sequence ATGAGCGAAAAAATTAGCGACGTCACACTTCGAACGAAAGGAATTTTACCTGTCCAAAAGTTAAAACTGCTGGTCGAAGCCGGGATTGTATCCGGCGTGGAGGGGCACCCTATTGAAGAGAATCAGTTTCAGCCCAACTCTATCGATCTGAGGCTTGGAGAAACCGCCTATCGCGTTCGCAGCAGCTTCCTGCCTGAAAATGAGACGGTTCAGCAGAAGATTGATAAACTGTACCAGTACTCGTTTTCCATTACGGACGGTGCCGTGCTGGAGCCAAACTGTGTTTACATCATTCCGCTTCTCGAAACGCTGAATCTGCCCGATTCGCACTATTCCTCACAGAAAAAACTTTTTAACGGTTCCGGAACAGGTGATCTGCGGCTGATCTCTGCCGAAAATCTCACAGCAAAAGCGAACCCTAAAAGCACCACCGGCCGCCTGGATATCTTTACAAGGGTCATCACCGACTATTCACACCGCTTTGAGGAAATTGAACCCGGTTTTGAGGGAAATCTCTACCTTGAGGTGGTTCCCAAATCCTTTCCTATCCGGGTCAGAACAGGGCAGAGGCTGAACCAGCTGCGCGTACGGCACGGTCATACCGTACTTTCTGATCAGGAAATTTTGCGCGTACACAGTTCGGATCCACTGCTTTTTGATGAAAACGGGGAGCCGATGGACGTTCATTCGGTGAAAGTTAACAACGGTCTCTTTTTGAGTGTAAACCTTCATGGTGATGAAAATGATATTCTGGGTTACAAGGCGAAGAAGCATCGCGATATGATCGACCTGGACAATATCAACCACTACGAAATTTCCGATTTCTGGGAGCCAATTCTTGCCGGTAGTGATGAGCATCTGATCCTCGAGCCCGAAGCGTTCTACATATTTGCATCGCGGGAAAGATGCCGCATACCAAAGCATCTTGCGGCAGAAATGGTAGCCTACGATACAGGTTCGGGAGAGCTTCGGACCCATTATGCGGGCTTTTTTGACAGCGGATTTGGCGGAACGGCTGAAGACGGTGGTGCCCGTGCAGTACTCGAAGTGAGATCCCATGACGTACCCTTCCTGATAGAGCATGGACAGACCTTTTGCAGCATGGTGTTTGAACCCAACAGTGAAATCCCTGAATTCATGTACGGAAACGATATAAAGAGCAACTATCAGGGACAGGGGCTGAAGCTGGGCAAACACTTCAGGCAGAAATAG
- a CDS encoding RsmE family RNA methyltransferase — MNLFYAKPEHIHRPLLQLEGGEADHALKVLRYRKGDEIHVTDGEGIHYTAQITETGKGHLIAEITEERSAAEHKPKVIILIGLIRKRDRLEYAVEKCVELGADRILLFRGDHSEKQNVRMDRIEATVLSAMKQSLRLTLPDCQLYQNLSDALKASGKGKLIMADETADDQQQKITESPSNEAFRLIVGPEGGFSRQERDLLDQAGAAAYSLGLNRLRTETAAAVMVDRFTRTQR; from the coding sequence ATGAATTTGTTTTACGCAAAACCTGAGCACATCCACCGGCCTTTACTACAGCTGGAAGGCGGTGAAGCAGATCATGCACTTAAAGTACTGCGCTACAGAAAAGGGGATGAAATTCATGTTACCGACGGGGAGGGCATCCATTACACCGCACAAATTACTGAAACCGGAAAAGGGCATCTGATTGCGGAAATCACTGAAGAACGGAGCGCAGCGGAGCATAAACCGAAGGTGATTATTTTGATCGGACTTATCCGGAAACGCGACCGGCTTGAGTATGCTGTTGAGAAGTGCGTGGAGCTGGGTGCGGATCGAATTCTGCTGTTCAGGGGCGATCACTCAGAAAAGCAGAACGTGCGTATGGATAGAATTGAAGCGACCGTACTCTCTGCAATGAAGCAATCTTTACGGTTAACGCTGCCGGACTGCCAGCTGTATCAGAACTTGTCGGATGCGCTTAAGGCATCGGGTAAGGGTAAACTGATTATGGCTGATGAGACCGCGGATGATCAGCAGCAGAAGATAACAGAATCACCTTCTAATGAGGCCTTTCGGCTTATTGTAGGGCCGGAAGGCGGGTTTTCACGACAGGAGAGAGATCTTCTGGATCAGGCGGGGGCTGCGGCTTACTCTCTGGGACTGAACAGACTGAGGACGGAAACAGCTGCTGCAGTGATGGTTGACCGATTCACCAGAACGCAACGGTAA
- a CDS encoding S41 family peptidase, giving the protein MSVKKFIAPQIALLFILSSVWIAGIDQVIVSNDVHQDNLHKYLQVQRRVIDNYFGDTNLSYLYNRSIVGIVKGLDKPEMDIEGTPIDTTASPEINNLRDSYNSFEEAYLYVANTYPEADMKSLTEGAIRSMLNTLDPHSVYIEADDSERIEEEFAGKFQGIGIQFNIIQDTITVITAISGGPSDQLGIMSGDRIISINDSSAIGYTNEDVMRKLRGEKGTSVDVEIQRPSSSNPFNLTIVRDDIPLTTIDTHYMLDEETGYIKINRFAATTHDEFLASLDDLKQQGMNRLMLDLRNNPGGYLSQAIAISEEFFPRGTKIVSTQSRHSRFNQEVVSRRDGSIKDTPVIVMVNEGSASASEIVSGAIQDHDRGLIVGRRTFGKGLVQQQYGLVDGSNIRVTISRYLTPSGRLIQKPFNGSDEDYAYEIHHRSTDASMDIKYFRDEVPDSLHYQTSAGRPVLGGGGIVPDFIIQEDTTRSPYLFNFMLVNRVDFNFVRDYLDQQGESFRSRWESDFQDFRNNFEWSQKDKAMFLTMMKEQGMEFSDDVSEPVIEDDEILKLSRETYDDLVTLNHGRLKAELARQVWGNEYFYPIVNDAFNETLQEAMKLWDEVEQLEVYAQQQAAAGFNTDSFD; this is encoded by the coding sequence ATGTCCGTGAAAAAGTTTATTGCCCCGCAAATTGCACTGCTTTTCATCCTTTCATCCGTCTGGATTGCCGGTATCGACCAGGTAATTGTATCAAATGACGTTCATCAGGATAACCTGCACAAATATCTTCAGGTTCAAAGGAGAGTAATTGATAACTACTTTGGAGATACAAACCTCTCCTACCTATACAACAGAAGCATCGTCGGAATTGTAAAGGGGCTGGACAAACCGGAAATGGATATTGAGGGAACACCGATCGACACCACGGCCTCTCCCGAAATCAACAATCTAAGGGACTCCTACAATAGCTTTGAAGAAGCTTACCTGTATGTTGCCAACACCTATCCTGAAGCTGATATGAAAAGCCTTACGGAAGGAGCCATCAGATCCATGCTGAACACGCTCGACCCCCACTCTGTATATATCGAGGCAGACGACAGCGAGCGAATTGAGGAGGAGTTTGCAGGAAAATTTCAGGGTATTGGTATCCAGTTTAATATCATTCAGGATACTATAACCGTTATTACCGCTATATCCGGCGGCCCAAGCGACCAGCTTGGAATAATGTCGGGCGACCGCATCATCTCCATCAACGACAGCAGCGCGATCGGTTACACCAATGAAGATGTAATGAGAAAATTGCGCGGTGAGAAAGGAACCTCCGTTGATGTTGAAATTCAGAGGCCCAGCAGCTCCAATCCTTTTAATCTTACGATTGTACGGGATGATATTCCGCTAACCACCATTGATACGCACTACATGCTGGACGAAGAAACCGGCTATATTAAAATCAACCGGTTTGCGGCAACCACGCACGATGAATTTCTCGCCTCGCTGGATGATCTCAAGCAGCAGGGAATGAACCGGCTCATGCTCGACCTGCGCAACAACCCTGGCGGATATCTCAGCCAGGCGATCGCCATTTCTGAAGAATTTTTCCCTCGCGGCACAAAAATTGTTTCAACCCAAAGCCGTCACTCCCGTTTTAATCAGGAAGTTGTATCTCGCAGAGACGGATCTATCAAGGATACTCCAGTAATTGTTATGGTAAATGAAGGATCCGCTTCTGCAAGTGAAATTGTAAGCGGCGCCATTCAGGATCACGACCGGGGTCTGATCGTAGGACGCCGAACATTCGGCAAGGGCCTTGTTCAGCAGCAGTACGGACTGGTTGACGGTAGCAATATCCGGGTTACCATATCGAGGTACCTGACGCCTTCCGGCCGGCTGATTCAGAAACCGTTTAACGGAAGCGATGAAGACTATGCGTACGAGATCCATCACCGCTCAACCGATGCCTCGATGGATATCAAGTATTTCAGGGATGAGGTTCCCGATTCGCTTCACTATCAGACTTCCGCAGGCCGCCCAGTGCTCGGCGGAGGCGGCATTGTGCCCGACTTCATCATTCAGGAGGATACAACCCGGTCACCCTATCTTTTCAATTTCATGCTGGTAAACAGGGTTGACTTCAACTTTGTGCGCGATTATCTCGATCAGCAGGGAGAGTCATTTCGCAGCCGCTGGGAGAGCGATTTTCAGGATTTCCGAAACAATTTCGAGTGGAGCCAGAAAGACAAGGCCATGTTCCTTACCATGATGAAAGAGCAGGGTATGGAATTTTCAGATGACGTTTCAGAACCGGTTATAGAGGATGATGAAATCCTGAAACTGTCCCGCGAAACGTATGACGATCTGGTTACCCTCAATCACGGCAGGCTCAAAGCGGAACTGGCCCGTCAGGTTTGGGGTAATGAATACTTCTACCCGATCGTAAACGATGCTTTTAATGAGACGCTTCAGGAGGCCATGAAGCTATGGGATGAAGTAGAACAGCTGGAGGTTTACGCTCAGCAGCAAGCTGCAGCCGGTTTTAATACGGACTCTTTCGATTAA
- the hslU gene encoding ATP-dependent protease ATPase subunit HslU, which yields MKLIEQQNLTPRQIVAELDKYIIGQKEAKRSVSIALRNRWRRLKADEEIREEIIPNNILMIGPTGVGKTEIARRLAKLAGAPFIKVEASKFTEVGYVGRDVESMIRDLTDIAVNMVKLEMQERVKEKAASVVEEKILDILIPPVRKKSSSSVNSSSGEVGFNPDSASDQELNERTRERFREKLRNGDLEDRKVEIEVDSKKTPMMQVFGPQGMEEMGVNLQDMLGNLSRGGRKTKRTVPISEAREILLEQEAEKLIDHEAAVQEALERVQNQGIVFIDEIDKVASDSSASSKGGGEVSRQGVQRDLLPIVEGSTVNTKHGIVKTDHILFIGSGAFHVSKPSDLIPELQGRFPIRVELNSLTEDDFFDILTKPKNALTKQYQAMLESEGVTVEFTEQSIREIARIAAEVNQAVENIGARRLHTILSTLLEELLFAVPDDISSGEITIDEDYVEKQLSDLVKNKDLSHYIL from the coding sequence ATGAAATTAATTGAACAACAGAACCTGACACCGCGACAGATTGTCGCAGAACTCGACAAATACATCATTGGCCAGAAAGAAGCGAAACGGTCGGTTTCAATCGCACTGCGAAACCGCTGGAGAAGATTGAAAGCCGATGAGGAGATCCGGGAAGAAATTATACCGAATAATATTCTGATGATCGGCCCTACCGGTGTTGGAAAAACCGAAATTGCACGAAGGCTGGCAAAACTTGCGGGTGCACCGTTTATCAAAGTGGAAGCCTCCAAATTTACCGAGGTCGGCTATGTTGGCCGTGATGTGGAATCCATGATCCGTGACCTCACCGATATTGCCGTAAATATGGTAAAACTGGAGATGCAGGAGCGTGTGAAGGAGAAGGCAGCCTCTGTGGTTGAAGAGAAAATCCTTGATATCCTGATACCGCCGGTCAGAAAAAAATCCTCCTCCTCCGTTAACAGTTCATCCGGAGAAGTGGGCTTTAACCCGGATTCTGCTTCCGACCAGGAACTGAATGAACGTACCCGAGAACGTTTTAGGGAAAAACTGCGCAACGGCGACCTGGAAGACCGTAAAGTTGAAATTGAGGTAGATTCCAAAAAAACACCCATGATGCAGGTATTCGGACCTCAGGGAATGGAGGAGATGGGTGTGAATCTTCAGGATATGCTTGGCAACCTTTCACGAGGCGGGCGCAAGACAAAACGAACCGTACCGATCAGTGAAGCGCGGGAAATCCTGCTTGAACAGGAGGCCGAAAAGCTGATCGACCACGAAGCCGCCGTTCAGGAAGCACTTGAGCGTGTTCAAAACCAGGGTATCGTGTTTATCGACGAAATTGACAAGGTGGCCAGCGATTCGTCAGCCAGCAGCAAGGGTGGCGGCGAAGTTAGCCGCCAGGGTGTACAGCGCGACCTGCTTCCCATCGTAGAGGGCAGCACGGTGAACACCAAGCACGGAATTGTTAAAACCGATCATATTCTTTTTATCGGCTCCGGTGCTTTTCATGTTTCCAAACCCTCCGACCTCATACCGGAACTTCAGGGCAGGTTTCCTATCCGTGTTGAGCTTAATTCACTCACGGAAGATGATTTCTTCGATATTCTCACCAAACCCAAAAATGCCCTCACCAAGCAGTACCAGGCAATGCTTGAATCCGAAGGTGTTACGGTTGAATTTACTGAACAGTCAATCCGGGAAATTGCCAGAATTGCTGCCGAAGTGAATCAGGCCGTTGAAAATATCGGTGCACGAAGGCTTCATACAATTCTTTCCACACTGCTTGAAGAACTGCTTTTTGCGGTGCCGGACGATATCAGCAGCGGTGAAATTACAATTGATGAAGACTACGTTGAAAAACAGCTCAGTGACCTTGTGAAAAACAAAGACCTGAGTCATTATATCTTGTAA
- the hslV gene encoding ATP-dependent protease subunit HslV, producing MTNLRNLHATTVLGIIHNGDVAIGADGQATLDKTVMKATVKKVRKLQNGTILAGFAGSTADAFTLFEKFEEKLNSYNGNLQRAAVEMAKEWRKDKFLQKLEALLVVMDKDTPLLISGQGDVIEPDDQILAIGSGGSYALAAARALKENAPELSAREIVEKALHIAADICIYTNHNLSILEIEN from the coding sequence ATGACAAATCTCAGGAATTTGCACGCTACAACTGTGCTTGGAATTATTCATAACGGTGATGTAGCCATTGGAGCCGATGGGCAGGCTACACTCGATAAAACCGTGATGAAAGCCACCGTTAAAAAAGTAAGGAAATTACAAAATGGTACCATCCTGGCGGGTTTTGCCGGGTCCACAGCAGACGCATTCACCCTTTTCGAGAAATTCGAAGAGAAACTGAACAGCTACAATGGAAATTTACAGAGGGCTGCCGTCGAGATGGCTAAGGAGTGGCGAAAAGATAAGTTTCTTCAGAAACTTGAAGCTCTTTTAGTAGTAATGGATAAGGACACACCATTGCTGATCTCCGGACAGGGAGATGTTATTGAACCGGATGACCAGATTCTGGCCATAGGCAGCGGCGGATCCTATGCACTGGCGGCGGCTCGCGCACTTAAGGAGAACGCACCGGAGCTGTCAGCCCGCGAGATTGTTGAGAAAGCACTGCATATTGCAGCTGACATCTGCATATACACCAACCATAATCTCTCCATACTTGAAATTGAAAATTAG